One stretch of Pomacea canaliculata isolate SZHN2017 linkage group LG11, ASM307304v1, whole genome shotgun sequence DNA includes these proteins:
- the LOC112574848 gene encoding uncharacterized protein LOC112574848, with protein sequence MITEVCAVQPYSERGVADHTDGPPVTRLYHGGQGHSGSSPYDCVTCGREVASFLHSLRVGVTESGISATATLTSVGTTPCLQWRDVLVLNWRNVSDNSGIVKGLQEAGIPVRVLKDDGIDDVATARSDVVWVAYGQRVRGLERKVVVCLQNPLLDVSARLDFMSRCTSQLVIVSTNH encoded by the exons aTGATCACTGAGGTGTGTGCTGTCCAGCCGTACAGTGAACGAGGTGTggccgaccacacagacggaccgccagtcacacgactgtatcacggaggtcagggtcactcaggttcCTCACCATATGACTGTGttacgtgcggtcgtgaggtggccagcttcctacacagtctccgtgttggtgttacag AGAGTGGAATATCTGCAACAGCCACCCTAACCAGCGTCGGCAcaacaccctgtctacagtggagagacgtgctggtgttgaacTGGCGTAACGTTAGTGACAACTCGGGTATAGTGAagggactgcaagaagcgggtatcccagtgcgggtgttGAAGGATGATGGCATCGatgacgtggccacggcccgcagtgacgtggtgtgggtggcgtaTGGACaacgtgttcgtggtctggagaggaAAGTTGTCGTCTGTCTGCAGAACCCTTTATTGGACGTGTCTGCCCGACTTGACTTCATGTctcgctgtacgtcacaacttgtgattgtctccactAACCACTaa
- the LOC112574841 gene encoding uncharacterized protein LOC112574841: MTGARRDGGGRVRVYLHAVTDKQVSFFTDNRNNPPFQEVKNVTGADVEFDQNPSPVPGMKIVLIRGLPSQIEAAVRFISEKTGVRETISEQAQKFWLQLVEAAFPDLDSRAYFLPPVYVNRVPMSRQSVGGQDVLVLQPAPVQAGQSNQLATASSDIPQGLILQPPAVYDSDIRDDAAMQRVLICLQRMFEQKKEAVVGINQLRFGQYLGEPCYFAATAQLPLSKSLPKASLRDRQGD, encoded by the exons ATGACAGGAGCTCGTAGAGACGGTGGAGGTCGTGTAAGAGTTTACCTGCACGCAGTGACTGATAAACaagtttctttcttcactgacaACA GAAACAATCCCCCATTCCAAGAGGTCAAGAATGTGACAGGGGCTGATGTAGAGTTTGACCAGAATCCCTCCCCTGTACCAGGGATGAAGATTGTCCTCATTCGTGGTCTTCCTTCTCAGATCGAGGCTGCAGTCAGATTCATTAGTGAGAAGACGGGCGTTagg GAGACCATCTCAGAACAAGCCCAGAAATTCTGGCTCCAGTtggttgaggccgcgttccctgacctcgactcacgcgcctacttcctgcctcctgtctacgtcaaccgcgtgccgatgtcTAGACAGTCGGTTggtggtcaggatgttctggtccTTCAACCAGCACCTGTACAGGCCGGTCAGTCCAACCAGCTGGCGACAGCTTCATCTGATATCCCTCAAGGCTTAATTCTTCAGCCTCCTGCTGTTTATGACAGTGATATCAGagatgatgcagccatgcagcgaGTACTCATCTGTCTACAGAGAATGTttgagcaaaagaaagaagctgTGGTTGGAATAAACCAGCTGaggttcggacagtacctgggtgaaccttgttacttTGCTGCGACGGCTCAGTTGCCTCTTTCCAAAAGCTTACCTAAAGCTTCGTTAAGAGACAGACAGGGAGACTGA